The following are encoded in a window of Flavobacteriales bacterium genomic DNA:
- a CDS encoding MFS transporter: MKKGDPRVIRGWTMYDWANSVYSLTITTAVFPVFYLAITHDGDTDLVLERHGLPSQSLYSYALSAGFLLVALITPVLSGIADHTGSKKKFLQAFCYLGAASCAGLFFFGLDTLWIGLLMVMLACVGFSGSLIFYDAFLPEIAEPKDHDRVSARGYTMGYLGSVILLVLNLLMVMKPGWFGIPDRDGLPARITFLTVAVWWAGFAQLAFRVLPDNPYGRKPTGDILLNGYHELRKVWRELRSTKRLNGYLMAFFVFNMGIQTIMYLAVTYAKEEVKDHDALGAIVPISDQSLIVSILLIQLVAAVGAYLFVWLSKRFGNLGALTIGCCVWIALCAGAYGIQWAWEFHLLACGVGLVMGGSQALSRSTYAKFLPDTIDHASYFSFYDVSFYVGTVLGTFAYGLVYQLTGDLRNTVIIIGGFFVVALVLLLLVPRREVALPAEAAS, encoded by the coding sequence ATGAAGAAGGGCGACCCCAGGGTCATCCGTGGCTGGACGATGTACGACTGGGCCAATTCGGTCTACTCGCTCACCATCACCACGGCGGTCTTCCCGGTCTTCTACCTCGCCATCACGCACGATGGTGATACCGATCTGGTGCTGGAGCGCCACGGTCTGCCCTCGCAATCGCTGTATTCCTACGCCCTCAGCGCCGGCTTCCTGCTGGTGGCCCTGATCACCCCGGTGCTCAGCGGTATCGCCGACCACACCGGCAGCAAGAAAAAGTTCCTCCAGGCATTCTGCTATCTGGGCGCCGCGTCCTGCGCGGGCCTGTTCTTCTTCGGCCTGGACACCCTGTGGATCGGACTGCTGATGGTGATGCTCGCCTGCGTGGGCTTCAGTGGCAGCCTCATCTTTTACGACGCCTTCCTGCCCGAGATCGCCGAGCCCAAGGACCATGACCGCGTCAGTGCGAGAGGCTACACCATGGGCTATCTCGGCAGTGTGATACTGCTGGTGCTGAACCTGCTGATGGTGATGAAGCCCGGGTGGTTCGGCATACCGGATCGGGATGGGCTGCCCGCGCGGATCACCTTCCTCACCGTGGCGGTCTGGTGGGCGGGCTTCGCGCAACTGGCCTTCCGGGTGCTGCCCGACAATCCCTACGGCCGCAAACCCACCGGCGACATCCTGCTGAACGGCTACCACGAGTTGCGCAAGGTGTGGCGCGAATTGCGGAGCACCAAGCGCCTCAACGGCTATCTCATGGCCTTCTTCGTCTTCAACATGGGCATCCAGACCATCATGTACCTGGCCGTGACCTATGCCAAGGAGGAAGTGAAGGACCACGACGCGTTGGGCGCCATCGTGCCCATCAGCGACCAGAGCCTCATCGTCAGCATCCTGCTGATCCAATTGGTGGCGGCGGTGGGCGCCTACCTCTTCGTATGGCTCAGCAAGCGCTTCGGCAACCTGGGCGCGCTCACCATCGGCTGTTGCGTTTGGATCGCGTTGTGTGCCGGGGCCTATGGCATCCAATGGGCCTGGGAGTTCCATCTGCTGGCTTGCGGGGTGGGCCTGGTGATGGGCGGCAGCCAGGCGCTCTCGCGCAGCACCTACGCCAAGTTCCTGCCCGACACCATCGACCACGCCAGCTACTTCTCCTTCTACGATGTGAGCTTCTACGTGGGCACCGTGCTGGGCACCTTCGCCTACGGCCTGGTGTACCAGCTCACCGGCGATCTGCGCAACACGGTCATCATCATCGGCGGCTTCTTCGTGGTGGCGCTGGTGCTGCTGCTCCTGGTGCCGCGCCGCGAGGTGGCCCTGCCTGCGGAAGCCGCGTCCTGA
- a CDS encoding outer membrane beta-barrel protein, translating into MKKLILSGMALVMAGGMMAQSNQLSFGLDLALPMGDFGDAYTLGIGPAVGFELPVGDNLGITAQLSYQILMVDSDLSDFIKSASMMPIQVGLKYYFSEQQAGLYGHAQVGVHSSSVTTEDIDLGPFGKIEGTTNSSSNFSWAIGAGYQLEKLDIGLRYNSISPDSDAPDGTSSSTYIGLRVGYILSLK; encoded by the coding sequence ATGAAGAAGTTGATCCTTTCAGGCATGGCCCTGGTGATGGCCGGGGGCATGATGGCCCAGTCCAACCAGCTCTCCTTCGGCTTGGACCTGGCCCTCCCCATGGGTGATTTCGGTGATGCTTACACCTTGGGTATCGGTCCTGCCGTTGGCTTTGAGCTTCCGGTCGGGGACAACCTGGGCATCACCGCACAGTTGAGCTACCAGATCTTGATGGTGGACAGCGACCTGAGTGACTTCATCAAGAGCGCATCGATGATGCCGATCCAAGTGGGCCTCAAGTACTATTTCTCCGAGCAGCAGGCAGGTTTGTATGGCCATGCGCAGGTGGGTGTGCATAGTTCCAGTGTGACCACCGAGGACATCGATCTCGGCCCCTTTGGCAAGATCGAGGGCACCACGAATTCCAGTTCGAACTTCAGCTGGGCCATTGGAGCGGGTTACCAATTGGAGAAGCTCGATATCGGACTTCGTTACAATTCGATCTCGCCCGACAGCGACGCGCCGGATGGCACCTCGTCCTCCACCTACATCGGTCTCCGTGTGGGTTACATCCTGAGCCTGAAGTAG
- a CDS encoding OmpA family protein, with amino-acid sequence MKHTHTLTLLLAMACLPYAIHAQDDEKKDENLILNGSFEEMDGKLKRLGSIEMAKGWKSPTGVPADLFSETVAGSPVSAPRNQFGDQSALSGVNYAGVLWWSYQNKQPRSYLSAKLKTPMRKGQKYCVKYYVSLGDLSKYATNELGAYLSKIQVAKKETANLTYNPQIPVLRNKIYDDMFSWQGVCGVYEAQGEEQYLIIGNFAATEKTDTSKPKRPKGENRPQQMLAYYFIDDVSVTPVKSAAECTCEQIDKAESEYIFSRRGATTPGMKPAQRVDAMVIYFKRFQRNIDPAMESWIEEMARFMEEDPTIRVRLTGFIDETEKDRMRMRPDLETLAVERAEAVKEALVEAGIPASRISTAAKGAEELADDAGTEVAMSKNRRVEVELVR; translated from the coding sequence ATGAAACACACGCATACGCTCACCCTTCTCCTGGCCATGGCCTGCCTGCCCTATGCCATCCACGCGCAGGACGATGAGAAGAAGGACGAGAACCTCATCCTGAACGGCAGCTTCGAGGAGATGGACGGCAAGCTCAAGCGCTTGGGTTCCATCGAGATGGCCAAGGGCTGGAAGAGTCCCACGGGTGTGCCCGCCGACCTGTTCAGTGAAACGGTGGCCGGCTCCCCGGTGAGCGCACCGCGCAACCAGTTCGGCGATCAAAGCGCCCTGAGCGGCGTGAACTACGCCGGCGTGCTGTGGTGGAGCTACCAGAACAAGCAGCCGCGCAGCTATCTGTCGGCCAAGTTGAAGACGCCCATGCGCAAGGGCCAGAAATACTGCGTGAAGTATTACGTGAGCCTCGGTGATCTGAGCAAGTACGCCACCAACGAACTGGGCGCCTACCTCAGCAAGATCCAGGTGGCCAAGAAGGAGACCGCCAACCTCACCTACAATCCGCAGATCCCCGTGCTGCGCAACAAGATCTACGACGACATGTTCAGCTGGCAGGGCGTGTGCGGCGTTTACGAGGCGCAGGGCGAAGAGCAATACCTGATCATCGGCAACTTCGCCGCCACCGAAAAGACGGACACCTCCAAGCCCAAGCGGCCCAAGGGCGAGAACCGGCCGCAGCAGATGCTCGCCTACTACTTCATCGACGATGTGAGCGTGACGCCCGTGAAGAGCGCCGCCGAGTGCACCTGCGAGCAGATCGACAAGGCCGAGAGCGAGTACATCTTCAGCCGCCGTGGGGCGACCACACCCGGCATGAAACCCGCCCAGCGTGTGGACGCCATGGTGATCTACTTCAAGCGCTTCCAGCGCAACATCGACCCCGCCATGGAATCCTGGATCGAGGAGATGGCCAGGTTCATGGAAGAGGACCCCACGATCCGGGTGCGCCTCACCGGTTTCATCGATGAGACCGAGAAGGACCGCATGCGCATGCGCCCGGACCTGGAAACGCTGGCCGTGGAGCGCGCCGAAGCGGTGAAGGAAGCCTTGGTCGAAGCGGGCATCCCGGCTTCACGCATATCCACCGCCGCGAAGGGCGCCGAGGAACTGGCCGACGATGCCGGCACCGAAGTGGCCATGAGCAAGAACAGGCGGGTGGAGGTGGAGTTGGTGCGGTAG